A window of Hemibagrus wyckioides isolate EC202008001 linkage group LG03, SWU_Hwy_1.0, whole genome shotgun sequence contains these coding sequences:
- the LOC131351219 gene encoding cytochrome c oxidase assembly protein COX16 homolog, mitochondrial has product MWKHIGNLQKNRTVRYGVPMLLLVVGGSFGLREFTQIRYDAQKIKKKMDPALEARVTPRTHTNILQEEYMKLQQVDLDNWTNIRGPRPWENSGQNQKEQRTHPFKGT; this is encoded by the exons ATGTGGAAACACATCGGTAATCTGCAGAAGAACCGGACCGTGAGATACGGAGTGCCCATGCTG ctgcttgTGGTTGGAGGATCATTCGGCCTGAGAGAGTTCACGCAGATTCGATATGATGctcagaaaataaagaagaag ATGGACCCTGCACTGGAGGCTCGAGTGaccccacgcacacacacaaacatcctgcAGGAAGAAtacatg aaactGCAGCAGGTGGATTTGGACAACTGGACAAACATCCGTGGTCCGCGACCCTGGGAGAACTCTGGGCAGAACCAAAAGGAACAGAGAACTCACCCCTTCAAGGGCActtag